GTCCATGAACTGCCCGCCGTCATCCGTCGGATCGATCAGCTGCCAATAGATCTCCAGCAGCCGTTCATACGGGAACAGCTCCGGATCATAGACAATCTGCACCGCCTCCCGGTGCCCTGTAGTTTCCGACCCTACCTCTTCATAGGTCGGATTCTCCGTATGCCCGCCTGTATAACCTGACACTACCGAGACGATGCCCGGCAGCTCGTCGAACGGCTTGACCATACACCAGAAGCAGCCGCCGGCGAAGGTCGCCAGCTGCAGCGTATCATTCGTAGTCAAACAGACCGCCTCCCTGCATGCTTTTCCCCTATTATATCTGAATATCCCGCTTCTCCAAAACGGTAAGGGTGATGGTTAGAGACAGCAAGATCCAAGCTGCAGGAATCCACAACGCGCGGATATAATCCCCCGTCCCCGAGAGCAGGATCAGCTGTGAATTCTCCACATACAGCCCCGAGAATTTGAGAATCTGCGTCATGAGGGAATGCTCGGAAATTGTGCGAAGAACCGCAGAGGAAGCGTCCTTGAGATACCCGCTGAGCAGCAGGTTACCGAAGATGAAGAAGAAGGCAGCCACCACCGCCGAAGCTGGTTTGCGGATCACCATCCCCAGCATCATGACTGCTGCACAATAAGCTGCCAGATAGAGCAGATTCAGTCCCAAGGCTGTCAGACCAGCCGCCAGATCCTCTGTATATCCGGCATGTCCTACCGGCGCTCCTGTGATCAGCGCTGCCGCCAGAGAAAAGAGATAATATAAACCGTAGAACTCCAGCAGCCAGCCCAGAACGGCAAGCAGCTCCAGCACATATTTACCGGTAAAATATTTCGCCTTACTATGCCCGGCAGCAATAATATTCTGCACCGAGCCATACTCGAAGCCTTCGGTTGCAAAAAAGCAGGCATGCAGCGGAATAACAAGATAGAACAGGATAGAGAATGAAGCAGCCGTCTTGAGCGACTCTGTATAACTGCTTAAGGAATAACCGCCTTTGCTGCCCAGAATTAGAACAAGTGCGAGGCTGGCTAAGGCGAAGACTGCGGTGACGCTTTTGAAGGCCAGATCCTTACGCAAATAATAGATTTCAGCCTGCCAGAGGTTCCTCATCTTCCGCCGCCCCCGATCAAATCCATATAATACTGCTCCAGATTGGGCGCTGTCAGCTGAAAGCCGTCAACCGGGATCTCCCGCTGCACAAGTAGAGACATTAGGCGCTCCAGATCCACCCCGCTTCGGGGAAGCTCGATCTCTCCGGTCTGCTTGACCCGGATATCCCCGCGACTTAGCTCCTGCCTCAACATCTCAGCTACGGCTGCTGCCGGAGAAGATGTGGTAATACAGATCATCACCTGAGCAGACTGCTGCAGTTCAGCAGCCGAAATCTCCTGAATCAGCCGCCCTTGATGAATGAAGCCGTATTTGCCGGCCAGCAGCTGCAGCTCACTCAGAATATGGCTGGATATCAGCAGGGTCACGCCTTGTTCCCGGGATAGCTGCTCCAGGATATGCCTGACCTCCACAATTCCCGCAGGGTCAAGTCCATTCACCGGCTCATCCAGCACCAGGAACTCCGGCCGGTTCAGCAGGGCAACGGCAATTCCCAGCCGCTGGCGCATGCCAAGCGAATACTCGCCCGCCTTCTTCGGTCCCGCCTCATCCAGACCTACAAGCTTCAGCACTTCAGCGCTCCTCCCCTTATCCCTGATGCCGAAGATCAGGCAGTAAAAGCCCAGATTCTCCATCGCATTCATATGGGGATAGAGCGAAGGCCGTTCGATCAGGAAGCCGATCCGGCGTCTGGCCGCAATCTGTTGCTCCTTGCTCTGCTCTCCGAACAAGGCCATCCTTCCGGCTGTGGGATGCACCAGACCGCCGATGATTCTCATCAGTGTTGTTTTGCCCGCCCCGTTCTCGCCAACGAAGCCGTATACATCCCCCGCCTCAATTCTCATACAGAGCTGATCCAGCGCTACCCCTGAAGGATACTTCTTGGATAAGCCCTGAGCTTCAAATACCGCTGCCGTCAAAGCAAACACTCCTTTTCCCTTTCAAATCTGTTGACGGCTTAACGATACCATCCGGCGCCCCGTCCGCTAACGCAGGTGTCATA
The sequence above is a segment of the Paenibacillus sp. FSL R7-0204 genome. Coding sequences within it:
- a CDS encoding ABC transporter ATP-binding protein, yielding MTAAVFEAQGLSKKYPSGVALDQLCMRIEAGDVYGFVGENGAGKTTLMRIIGGLVHPTAGRMALFGEQSKEQQIAARRRIGFLIERPSLYPHMNAMENLGFYCLIFGIRDKGRSAEVLKLVGLDEAGPKKAGEYSLGMRQRLGIAVALLNRPEFLVLDEPVNGLDPAGIVEVRHILEQLSREQGVTLLISSHILSELQLLAGKYGFIHQGRLIQEISAAELQQSAQVMICITTSSPAAAVAEMLRQELSRGDIRVKQTGEIELPRSGVDLERLMSLLVQREIPVDGFQLTAPNLEQYYMDLIGGGGR